One Polynucleobacter necessarius genomic window, TCACGTAGATTGTGTTTATGTTCGCCAACCCGAAGTGCTTGGACTTGGCCATGCTGTATTGTGCGCAGAGAAATTAGTCCGCGACGAGCCTTTCGCCATCATCTTAGCGGATGACTTATTAGATGGTCAGCCACCTGTGCTCAAGCAGATGCTCAATGTTTTTAATGAACATAATGGTTCGGTCATTGCAGTTGAGAAAATTGATCCGGCCAAAAGTAGTTCATACGGAATCGTTGCCGGTACCGAAGCTGCTAAAGGGATTCATCGCCTCAATGGCATTGTGGAAAAACCGCAACCAAAAGATGCGCCATCAAACCTAGCGGTCGTTGGTCGTTACGTTCTCTCGTCCGACATCTTCAGGCACATTCGCAACCTTAAGCCAGGCGCTGGGGGTGAGATACAGCTGACTGACGCAATTGCCACCTTGCTGAAAGAGGAACCCGTCTTTGCCTATGAGTACGATGGCGTGCGCTACGACTGTGGTAGCAAACTTGGCTATCTCAAAGCATCCGTTGAATTTGCTTTACGCCACCCCGAGGTATCGGGCGATTTCGCTGCTTACCTGAAAAGTCGTTCCCTCACTTAAATTACTAGCGAGATAAAATAAAAAGGCGGGTATCTCTCTCGCCTTTTTGTTTGCACTTCAGATCTCACTCAGCTGTATTGTTTATCTTCTTTTTAGAAAGAAAACCAACACATCACCTTCAGTGGTGCTAGCAATCAGTTCGTTGCCAGTCTGCTTCGCGAACGCAGGAAAATCTCGAGCAGCCCCGGAATCGGTTGCTTTAATTTTGAGAACCTCACCGGATTGCATGGTTGCCAACGCTTTTTTGGTCCGCAAAATTGGCAAAGGGCAATTCATTCCAATCGCATCGACTTCGGCATTGAAAGTAATATTCGCTACTTCGCTCATTTACTTGCAACCCAATCTTTTACGCCAGCTAAGGCAGCGCTCAATTTAGCAGGATCATTACCACCAGCCATTGCCATTTCTGGTTTTCCGCCCCCTTTACCACCCACCTGTTGGGCGACAAAGTTCACAAGTTCATCAGCCTTTATCTTGCCAACCGAATCCGCAGTCACGCCAGCAATTAGACTGACCTTATCACCCTGAACTGAGGCTAATACGATGGCGGCTGTTTTGAGCTTAGCTTTCAACGCGTCCATCGTCTCACGCAATACGCCAGCATCAGCGGTATCAAGACGAGCAGCCAATACTTTCAAGCCATTAACGTCAATAGCTTGTCCAGCCAGTTCATCGCCTTGGCTTGCCGCTAATTTTGAGTTCACCTTCTCCAACTCGCGTTCTGCTTGGCGCAGACTCTCTTGCAATTGCACAACCCGATTTACTAAGTCTCCAGGATGCGTTTTGAGAATCGCTGCGGCCTTATTGATTCGATCTTCTAAGCCTTGCAAAAATTGGAAAGCATTGTTACCAGTAACTGCCTCAACACGGCGAATGCCTGCCGCAACACCGCCCTCGGAGACAATCTTCAAACTACCGATATCACCAGTACGTGACACATGAGTGCCACCACATAATTCTTTCGAGCTACCAATCTCCAGAACCCGTACTTCGTCGCCGTATTTCTCGCCAAATAGCATCATCGCCCCCGTCTTTTGAGCATCCTCAAGGGACATTACCTTTCCAGAGGTTGTGGTATTAACCAAAATCTCAGCGTTAACAATATCTTCGATGCGACGAATTTGTTCAGCAGTAATAGGGGCATTATACGTAAAGTCAAAACGGGTCTTAGTTGCATCAACCAGCGAGCCCTTTTGCTGCACATGATCCCCCAGTACTTCACGTAAGGCTTTATGCAAGATATGGGTAGCACTGTGGTTGCGCATGGTCTCGGTTCTTTGCTGAACGTCAACCAAAGCATTCAAGGAATCACCAACTTTCAGTTCGCCTTCAATAAGCTCACCCTGATGACCAAACACATCCGCCTGAATCTTGAAGGTGTCTTCTACAGCAAATCGAACGGTTTCATTGCGTAACTCGCCTTTGTCGCCAACTTGACCGCCAGACTCCGCATAAAAAGGAGTGTTATCCAACACAACTACTGCGGCGTCGCCAGCCTTCACCACAGCCACTTCAGAGCCATCCACATACAGCGCAGTCACTTTAGCGCCCTCATGCTTTAAGGTGTCATAACCATGAAATTGGGTAGGCTTGCCTTTGTACTCTAGGCCTTGTGCCACCTTAAATTTCCCCGCAGCTCGCGCCTGATCGCGTTGCTTTTGCATTGCCACTTCAAAACCATCGGCATCCACTGTCACGCCGCGTTCGCGACACACGTCCGCAGTTAAATCCAATGGGAAGCCAAAAGTGTCATGCAAGCGGAATGCTGTTTCGCCATCCACCATTTTTGCGCCACCTGCTAATGCGCCGTCCAAAATTTCCATGCCATTTGCAATGGTCTGAAAAAAACGCTTTTCTTCCTGTTTTAGAATTTCACTCACTTTATCTTGTGCAGCACGCAACTCTGGATACGCATCGCCCATTTCTTTTACAAGCGCAGGCACTAACCGATAGAAGAATGGTTTGCGCGCTCCCAACTTATAGCCATGACGAATCGCACGGCGTGCAATACGACGCAAAACACAACCTCTTCCTGCGTTACCAGGGATCACACCGTCTACAACAATAAAACTGCAGGCGCGAATATGGTCTGCAATCACCTTCAGCGATGGGCTATCAGGATCACAATCCCCGCCACCAGCAGCTTCCACGGCATCCTTGGAAGCCTTGAGTAAATTGACGAAGAGATCGATCTCGTAATTGGAATGGACGTTTTGCAGGACGGCTGCAATTCGCTCAAGGCCCATGCCGGTATCGACGCTGGGCTTGGGTAACAAATGCATCACCCCAGCTTCATCGCGATTAAATTGCATGAACACGTTATTCCAGATTTCGATAAAACGATCGCCATCCCCTTCTGGGCTGCCGGGAGGGCCGCCAGGAATATGATCACCGTGATCATAAAAAATTTCGGTACAAGGTCCACATGGCCCCGTGTCGCCCATCATCCAAAAATTATCGGATGCGTAGCGAGCGCCTTTGTTATCTCCAATTCGAATAATGCGACCAGCCGGAACGCCGATCTGATCCTTCCAAATTGCATAGGCCTCATCATCTTCTGCGTAGACCGTAACCAGAAGCTTTTCTTTCGGCAATTTAAATACTTGGGTTAATAGATCCCATGCGTATTGAATGGCATCCCTTTTGAAATAGTCGCCAAACGAGAAGTTGCCCAACATTTCGAAAAAGGTGTGGTGACGCGTGGTATAGCCTACGTTATCCAAATCATTGTGCTTGCCACCCGCACGAATACATTTTTGGGCAGTGGTTGCTCGGGTGTAAGGGCGCTTATCAAAGCCCAAAAATACGTCCTTAAATTGGTTCATACCCGCGTTTGTAAAGAGCAAAGTTGGGTCATCTCCAGGAACTACAGGGCTGGAGGGGATAATTTGGTGGCCCTTTTGGGCAAAGAAATCCAGGTAAGCCTGGCGAATTTGGGAGACTTTCATGCTAATAATTATCGCATTGGCACTACACTAGGGCAAACGCTAAACCACTAGACCCTAACCTAGCTTACAATCCCACAACATCAATAAAAATCGGCATTTAAGCCGACAAGCAAGGAGAGCAACTTGAAAATTCGCAATCAACGGGATTTTGGGGCAGGGATCATGTATATGGTCATTGGCCTCTTCTCCACTATTGTGGCCACCCAATACCCAATGGGAACTGCCGCCAAAATGGGTCCTGGTTACTTCCCCTTCTATTTAGGCATCTTAATGTTCCTATTAGGACTGCTTGTAGCAGTTAAGGCATTTGGAGCCAAAGCTGCCATTGAAAGCATTCCTAAATTCAATTGGAGAATCATGGCTCAGATTACGGGTGCAGTGGTCTTGTACGGCCTACTGCTTCCTCGTTTTGGATTTTTGATAGCGGTTGTGGTTTTGGTTTTTGTTGCAGCAAGTGCAAGCAGAGAATTCACCTGGAAAGGCACAGCTATTAATGCTGCATTTTTGGTGACATTCACTTATTCAGTATTTGTGGTGGGTCTGAAACTTCAGTTCCCCCAACTTCCAGCGTTTTTACAACAATAAAAGACGAGACAAAAAATGGATTTATTTACTAACTTAGGTCTCGGCTTTGAGACCGCATTTACCCTACAAAATCTCTTATATTGCTTAATCGGCTGCATCCTAGGAACCTTGATTGGCGTCCTTCCTGGCCTTGGCCCTATCGCTACGATTGCAATGCTATTACCAGCCACGTATGCACTACCCCCCATTGCTGCATTAATTATGTTGGCGGGTATTTACTACGGCTCACAGTACGGCGGCTCTACCACCGCTATTTTGCTCAATATTCCCGGGGAGACGTCGTCAGTTGTGACAGCAATTGATGGCTATCAAATGGCCCGTAATGGTCGAGCTGGGGTTGCGTTATTTACAGCTGGTTCAGCCTCATTTTTTGCCGGGTGTGTAGCTACTTTGGTTTTAGCAGCCTTTGCTGCCCCATTGTCGCAATTAGCATTTAAATTTGGGCCTGCAGAATATTTTTCATTAATGGTTTTGGGTCTTATTGGTGCGGTGGTCTTAGCATCAGGCTCATTAATCAAAGCAATCGGAATGATCATCCTTGGCCTCTTGATGGGCTTAATTGGTACCGATGTGAACTCGGGTGTGTCTCGTTATGCGTTTGACATCCCAGAATTAAGTGACGGTATCGGCTTCGTTGCAGTAGCAATGGGTGTTTTTGGTTTTGCCGAAATCATGAGCAACCTTGAAAAGCAAAGCGACGATGAAGGCTTTCTCAACAAGTTGACTAGCATGGTCCCAAGTAAGAATGATGTGAAACGCATGATTCCATCGATCCTGCGCGGCACAACCATTGGCTCCATTCTGGGAATTCTGCCGGGCGGCGGCGCGGCTCTTGCAGCGTTTGGTGCGTACTCTGTTGAAAAAAAATCCTCAAGGCATAGCGCTGAATTTAGTAAGGGTGCGATTGAGGGTGTCGCAGGTCCTGAAGCTGCTAACAATGCTGCGGCACAAACCTCATTCATCCCCTTGCTGACTCTAGGTATTCCACCAAATGCTGTTATGGCATTGATGGTGGGTGCGATGGCGATTCATAACATCCAGCCAGGCCCACAAGTGATGACTAGCAACCCAGCCCTATTCTGGGGTCTGATTGCTTCCATGTGGATTGGTAACGTCATGCTGATTCTCTTGAACTTGCCCCTGATTGGTATTTGGGTCAAGCTTTTGAAGATTCCATATCGCTTCTTGTACCCAGCCATTTTGGTGTTCTGCTGCATCGGCGTCTATACCGTGAACAACACCGTATTCGATGTTTACGTAACCGCTGGCTTTGGCTTAATTGGCTACCTCTTCTTTAAACTGGGTTGCGAACCCCCTCCATTACTTTTGGGTTTCGTACTCGGACCCATGATGGAAGAGAACTTCCGTCGTGCTTTATTGCTGTCTCGCGGCGATTTCTCAATCCTTGTCACTCGCCCACTATCACTGGGATTGCTCATCGCGGCAGCCTTGTTGGTTGTGATTGTGGCTCTTCCAGCTGTGAAAAAGACCCGCGAAGAGGCGTTCGTCGAAGACTGATTGCCATAAACCAAAACAGATCGAGCCCGCAGCAGTTTGCGGGCTTTTTCTTTATGGCTTGAGGGTTTTCTCTACAATGTGGCTATGTCCCAAGATAGCAAATCAACTAAGTCAGCCGCTGGGGCGGTTGCCGAACCATCCAATTTTCTGCGCCAAATCATTGATCAAGATTTGGCGAGCGGCAAATTCTCACAGCGCACCAATTTAGCGGGTGAACCCATTCCATCCATCATCACGCGTTTCCCGCCAGAACCAAATGGCTATTTGCATATTGGTCACGCCAAGAGTATTTGCTTGAACTTTGGTTTAGCCGCGGATTACAACCAGCAAGTGGGCGGTGCACGTTGCAATATGCGTCTTGATGACACCAATCCCGTTAAAGAGGATGTGGAATATGCCGACAGTATTTTGGATGCTATCAAATGGCTTGGCTTTGATTGGGGAACACATCTTTATCACGCAAGTGACTACTTCGACAAACTCTATGAGTTTGCTGAAATTTTGATTCAGAATGGCAAGGCATACGTCGATAGTCAAAGCGCCGATGATATTCATACTAATCGTGGCAACTTTGGCCAACCAGGAAAAAACAGCCCGTATCGTGATCGCAGCCCAGAGGAGAATCTGGCCCTCTTTCGTGAAATGCGTGACGGTAAATTCAAGGATGGTGAACATGTTCTGCGCTTAAAGATCGATATGGCTCACCCGAATATCGTGATGCGCGATCCTGTGGTGTACCGTATACGCCACACCGATCATCACCGCACAGGCAGCAAATGGTGCATTTACCCCCTGTATGACTTTACCCATTGCATCTCGGATGCCTTGGAAAACGTATCGCACTCTATCTGCACACTCGAATTTGAAAATAATCGCCTCTTGTATGACTGGATCGTGAATGCGTTGAGAGAGCTAGGCGTCTTTAAGGAGCCTGTTCCGCATCAGTATGAGTTTGCTCGCCTCAACTTGACCTACGCCATCGCCAGTAAGCGCAAACTTTTGCAATTGGTAAAAGAGAAACATGTTGATGGCTGGGATGATCCTCGCATGCCAACCATTGTTGGCATTCGTCGCCGCGGTTACACACCCGAGAGCATTCGTTTATTTTGCGAGCGTATTGGCGTTTCTAAAGCTGATAGCTGGATTGACATGAGCACTTTAGATCAAGCCTTACGCGATGATCTTGAAACAAAGGCGCCACGCGCAACTGCAGTATTAAAACCGCTCAAACTGGCGGTTCAAAATTTTGATGCTACCGCCAAAGAACCCTGCTCAGCTCCACGTCATCCGCAACATCCTGAGTGGGGCAACCGCGAATTTCATTTCACGCGCGAACTGTGGATTGAAGCGGATGACTTTATGAAAGAGCCGATCAAAGGTTTCTTTAGGCTTTATCCACCGATCGGCGATCAACCCGGCAGTCGCGTACGTCTGCGCCATGGTTTTGTAGTGGAATGTACCGGCTTTGAAACTGACGCTCAAGGTAATGTGACTCAAGTGAACGTGACACACTTCCCAGATAGCAAAAGCGGTACTCCTGGCTCTAATAATTACAAGGTGAAGGGTAATATTCACTGGATCAGCGCTGCAGAGGCCATCCCCACGGAAGTGCGCCTCTATGATCATCTATTCACCGACCCCCACCCAGATAGTGGCGATAAGAACTTCTTGGATTCCATCAATCCGAACTCCAAAGAAGTGATTACTGCCTACTTAGAGCCTTGTATGAGCGATGTAAAAGCAGAAGATCGCTTTCAGTTTGAGCGTCACGGCTATTTTGTTGCTGACACGAGAGACTCGAAACCTGGCAAACCGGTTTTCAACCGAACCGTTGGGCTTAAAGATTCTTGGAAATAGTCTTTAAAAAATCTGCTACGCTCGGATAGCGAAGTGGAGTTTTTAATTCGTGCAATCGAGTATTCGTGACTCGTCTAGATTCCCGCATAAAAGACCTTAGCATTGGGCTGACTAATTTTTGCAATTCCCTTGCTGGCATGCGGGGCGGTTTATCCAGGCCAAATGCACTAGCGACCTCATCAAAGTAATCCCCCATCTTGGTCTCGCTACCATCGCAGGCGTTGATGACTCTTTGAGGTTTGCCGTGATAAACCGCGGCACATACTAAGCGCGCTAAATCGTCGCTGTGAATATGATTGGAATAAGCATCTTCTTCAGGCAATAGTGCTGGGGTTTTAGACTGCAAGCGATCAATCGGTAATCGATCGAGTGCGTAGATCCCCGGTACTCGCAAAATAGTCACCGTCACTCCATGAGCTGGCCCCCACAATCGTAGAGTCCGCTCTGCATCCACCCTTCTCTGTGCCCTCTCGCTTTGCGGGTTCATCGGCGTTACCTCACTCACCCTAGCGCCACGATGATCGCCATAGACACCCGTAGTACTGATATAAATCAGACGCCTGACGATACCAGAGCCTTGGGCTAAAATTCGCAATAGGTTGCGGGTTCGGCAATCACGATTTCCTTGGTTTTGAGGTGGTGCCAAATGGATTACGGTTTGGGCTAATCCACCAAGACGCCATAACGACTCTGGATGATCCAGATCTCCAAGAATTGGAATCGCGCCGGCCTCCCTCAACTCCTGAAAACGATTTTGCGAAGAGGCTAGCGCAAAAACGCGGTGACTTCGGAAAAGCTGTTTTGCCACCCGAAGACCAATATCGCCGCAGCCAATGATCAGGATTGAAGGTTTACCAAAAGATTGCATAAGTAACATCGTAACGATTTATTGAAAGGAATGAGAGTGTCTTATCAGGTCACGCTCAAAACGAGTGGCAAACAATTCTCTGTAAGTCAGGATGAAACCGTTTTGGAAGCCGCCCTTCGTCATGGCATTAACCTTCCTTATGGCTGTAAAAATGGTGCGTGCGGATCCTGCAAGGGTAAAGTTCTTGAGGGTCAAATTACCCACGGTCAGCATAGCGAAAATGCTCTCAGCAAGGCCGATGAAACTGCGGGAGGCATTTTATTTTGCTGCTCCCATCCCCAGACCGATCTTGTCGTCGAAGCACGTGAAGTTCAAGGCGCCGGGGATATTGCGATTCGCAAGGTGCCGTGTCGCGTAAACACCATCCTCAAACCGAGCAACGATGTTGCTATCCTAAAACTTCAACTACCCGCCGCAGAACGCTTTCAGTTTTTAGCTGGCCAGTACATCGAATTTCTCCTAAAAGATGGACAACGGCGCGCTTACTCAATTGCTAACCCACCCGAGCAAGAGGGTCCGCTGGAACTTCACATTCGTCATCTACCCGGCGGCTTATTTACCGACTTTGTTTTTGGTGCAGTTTCGCCAGCCCTGGAAGAAAAAGATATTTTGCGTTTTGAGGGTCCACTAGGTAACTTCTTCCTGAGAGAAGACTCCAAAAAACCGATCATTTTCTTGGCTGCTGGCACAGGTTTTGCACCGATTAAATCGATCATTGAGCAAATGCAGGCAAAAAAAATCACTCGTTCGATAGAGCTATATTGGGGTGGTCGCTGTCCAAGCGACCTCTATCTTAATGAATTATGTAAACGCTGGGAACAAGAAATTCCAGACTTCAAGTACATCCCCGTAATTTCCGATGGACTTCCTGAAGATGTTTGGCAGGGTAGAACGGGTTTTGTCCATCAAGCGGTTATTGAA contains:
- the galU gene encoding UTP--glucose-1-phosphate uridylyltransferase GalU: MPLTTKAVTKAVFPVAGLGTRFLPATKASPKEMLNVVDKPLIQYAVEEAIAAGITEMIFVTGRSKRAIEDHFDKAYELEAELEAKNKQALLEIVRSVKPSHVDCVYVRQPEVLGLGHAVLCAEKLVRDEPFAIILADDLLDGQPPVLKQMLNVFNEHNGSVIAVEKIDPAKSSSYGIVAGTEAAKGIHRLNGIVEKPQPKDAPSNLAVVGRYVLSSDIFRHIRNLKPGAGGEIQLTDAIATLLKEEPVFAYEYDGVRYDCGSKLGYLKASVEFALRHPEVSGDFAAYLKSRSLT
- a CDS encoding sulfurtransferase TusA family protein — protein: MTFNAEVDAIGMNCPLPILRTKKALATMQSGEVLKIKATDSGAARDFPAFAKQTGNELIASTTEGDVLVFFLKRR
- the alaS gene encoding alanine--tRNA ligase, with protein sequence MKVSQIRQAYLDFFAQKGHQIIPSSPVVPGDDPTLLFTNAGMNQFKDVFLGFDKRPYTRATTAQKCIRAGGKHNDLDNVGYTTRHHTFFEMLGNFSFGDYFKRDAIQYAWDLLTQVFKLPKEKLLVTVYAEDDEAYAIWKDQIGVPAGRIIRIGDNKGARYASDNFWMMGDTGPCGPCTEIFYDHGDHIPGGPPGSPEGDGDRFIEIWNNVFMQFNRDEAGVMHLLPKPSVDTGMGLERIAAVLQNVHSNYEIDLFVNLLKASKDAVEAAGGGDCDPDSPSLKVIADHIRACSFIVVDGVIPGNAGRGCVLRRIARRAIRHGYKLGARKPFFYRLVPALVKEMGDAYPELRAAQDKVSEILKQEEKRFFQTIANGMEILDGALAGGAKMVDGETAFRLHDTFGFPLDLTADVCRERGVTVDADGFEVAMQKQRDQARAAGKFKVAQGLEYKGKPTQFHGYDTLKHEGAKVTALYVDGSEVAVVKAGDAAVVVLDNTPFYAESGGQVGDKGELRNETVRFAVEDTFKIQADVFGHQGELIEGELKVGDSLNALVDVQQRTETMRNHSATHILHKALREVLGDHVQQKGSLVDATKTRFDFTYNAPITAEQIRRIEDIVNAEILVNTTTSGKVMSLEDAQKTGAMMLFGEKYGDEVRVLEIGSSKELCGGTHVSRTGDIGSLKIVSEGGVAAGIRRVEAVTGNNAFQFLQGLEDRINKAAAILKTHPGDLVNRVVQLQESLRQAERELEKVNSKLAASQGDELAGQAIDVNGLKVLAARLDTADAGVLRETMDALKAKLKTAAIVLASVQGDKVSLIAGVTADSVGKIKADELVNFVAQQVGGKGGGKPEMAMAGGNDPAKLSAALAGVKDWVASK
- a CDS encoding tripartite tricarboxylate transporter TctB family protein, with the protein product MKIRNQRDFGAGIMYMVIGLFSTIVATQYPMGTAAKMGPGYFPFYLGILMFLLGLLVAVKAFGAKAAIESIPKFNWRIMAQITGAVVLYGLLLPRFGFLIAVVVLVFVAASASREFTWKGTAINAAFLVTFTYSVFVVGLKLQFPQLPAFLQQ
- a CDS encoding tripartite tricarboxylate transporter permease, which gives rise to MDLFTNLGLGFETAFTLQNLLYCLIGCILGTLIGVLPGLGPIATIAMLLPATYALPPIAALIMLAGIYYGSQYGGSTTAILLNIPGETSSVVTAIDGYQMARNGRAGVALFTAGSASFFAGCVATLVLAAFAAPLSQLAFKFGPAEYFSLMVLGLIGAVVLASGSLIKAIGMIILGLLMGLIGTDVNSGVSRYAFDIPELSDGIGFVAVAMGVFGFAEIMSNLEKQSDDEGFLNKLTSMVPSKNDVKRMIPSILRGTTIGSILGILPGGGAALAAFGAYSVEKKSSRHSAEFSKGAIEGVAGPEAANNAAAQTSFIPLLTLGIPPNAVMALMVGAMAIHNIQPGPQVMTSNPALFWGLIASMWIGNVMLILLNLPLIGIWVKLLKIPYRFLYPAILVFCCIGVYTVNNTVFDVYVTAGFGLIGYLFFKLGCEPPPLLLGFVLGPMMEENFRRALLLSRGDFSILVTRPLSLGLLIAAALLVVIVALPAVKKTREEAFVED
- a CDS encoding glutamine--tRNA ligase/YqeY domain fusion protein gives rise to the protein MSQDSKSTKSAAGAVAEPSNFLRQIIDQDLASGKFSQRTNLAGEPIPSIITRFPPEPNGYLHIGHAKSICLNFGLAADYNQQVGGARCNMRLDDTNPVKEDVEYADSILDAIKWLGFDWGTHLYHASDYFDKLYEFAEILIQNGKAYVDSQSADDIHTNRGNFGQPGKNSPYRDRSPEENLALFREMRDGKFKDGEHVLRLKIDMAHPNIVMRDPVVYRIRHTDHHRTGSKWCIYPLYDFTHCISDALENVSHSICTLEFENNRLLYDWIVNALRELGVFKEPVPHQYEFARLNLTYAIASKRKLLQLVKEKHVDGWDDPRMPTIVGIRRRGYTPESIRLFCERIGVSKADSWIDMSTLDQALRDDLETKAPRATAVLKPLKLAVQNFDATAKEPCSAPRHPQHPEWGNREFHFTRELWIEADDFMKEPIKGFFRLYPPIGDQPGSRVRLRHGFVVECTGFETDAQGNVTQVNVTHFPDSKSGTPGSNNYKVKGNIHWISAAEAIPTEVRLYDHLFTDPHPDSGDKNFLDSINPNSKEVITAYLEPCMSDVKAEDRFQFERHGYFVADTRDSKPGKPVFNRTVGLKDSWK
- a CDS encoding SDR family oxidoreductase codes for the protein MLLMQSFGKPSILIIGCGDIGLRVAKQLFRSHRVFALASSQNRFQELREAGAIPILGDLDHPESLWRLGGLAQTVIHLAPPQNQGNRDCRTRNLLRILAQGSGIVRRLIYISTTGVYGDHRGARVSEVTPMNPQSERAQRRVDAERTLRLWGPAHGVTVTILRVPGIYALDRLPIDRLQSKTPALLPEEDAYSNHIHSDDLARLVCAAVYHGKPQRVINACDGSETKMGDYFDEVASAFGLDKPPRMPARELQKLVSPMLRSFMRESRRVTNTRLHELKTPLRYPSVADFLKTISKNL
- a CDS encoding CDP-6-deoxy-delta-3,4-glucoseen reductase produces the protein MSYQVTLKTSGKQFSVSQDETVLEAALRHGINLPYGCKNGACGSCKGKVLEGQITHGQHSENALSKADETAGGILFCCSHPQTDLVVEAREVQGAGDIAIRKVPCRVNTILKPSNDVAILKLQLPAAERFQFLAGQYIEFLLKDGQRRAYSIANPPEQEGPLELHIRHLPGGLFTDFVFGAVSPALEEKDILRFEGPLGNFFLREDSKKPIIFLAAGTGFAPIKSIIEQMQAKKITRSIELYWGGRCPSDLYLNELCKRWEQEIPDFKYIPVISDGLPEDVWQGRTGFVHQAVIEDHPDLKDFQVYACGAPVMVNAARNEFSSKCHLPEEEFFADSFTSAADLVAS